The proteins below are encoded in one region of Syntrophorhabdaceae bacterium:
- a CDS encoding AAA family ATPase: MEIPYLEYFGLTEKPFGLTPDAHFYYESQTHREAIEHLRFFLAQKEGFACIYGDVGTGKTVLSRLFLDGLDKNIYNSALILNPIMGEQEFLQAVLTELGIQYDNTLSKKDLFSKLEEFLISEHKKGKETIIIIDEAQLITNETFDFIRILSNIETDKEKILHIIFFGQHELIERLKQPHMRYLAQRISIIYRLKTLNINEVNHYITHRLLKAGSKGFVQFEEKGLEHIYKASKGYPRVINIICDRCLLFLYSRSASLVDEKVVKSVLEDESISTLVEIEKEKENFQKRIYKWLPYLVATSVVLILIILAIFNIIPVHELFKNLKK; encoded by the coding sequence ATGGAGATACCATATCTTGAATATTTTGGTTTAACAGAAAAGCCTTTTGGGCTAACTCCAGATGCCCATTTCTACTATGAATCACAAACCCACAGGGAGGCTATAGAACATTTAAGATTCTTTTTAGCCCAGAAAGAAGGGTTTGCCTGCATATACGGCGATGTTGGGACAGGCAAGACAGTCCTATCCCGACTCTTCCTTGATGGACTTGATAAAAATATCTATAATTCTGCGCTTATTCTAAATCCCATCATGGGAGAACAGGAATTCCTCCAGGCGGTTCTCACAGAATTGGGTATTCAATACGATAATACATTATCAAAAAAAGACCTTTTTTCAAAACTTGAGGAATTTCTCATCTCAGAACATAAAAAGGGCAAAGAAACTATTATTATTATAGATGAGGCACAGCTTATAACCAACGAAACATTTGATTTTATAAGGATACTCTCCAATATTGAGACAGACAAGGAAAAGATCCTCCACATCATCTTTTTTGGACAGCATGAACTCATAGAAAGGTTAAAACAGCCTCACATGAGATATCTTGCCCAGAGGATATCTATCATATACAGGTTAAAAACCCTCAATATTAATGAGGTGAATCATTATATTACCCACAGGCTTTTAAAGGCAGGCTCAAAGGGTTTTGTGCAATTTGAGGAAAAAGGCCTTGAACACATATATAAGGCATCAAAAGGTTATCCCAGGGTAATAAATATCATATGCGACAGGTGTCTTCTGTTTCTCTATTCACGGTCAGCAAGTCTGGTAGACGAGAAGGTTGTAAAATCTGTCCTTGAGGACGAAAGCATATCTACACTGGTGGAAATTGAAAAAGAAAAGGAGAATTTCCAAAAAAGGATCTACAAATGGTTGCCATATCTGGTGGCGACATCTGTTGTTTTAATATTGATAATCCTTGCTATTTTTAATATTATACCTGTCCATGAGCTATTTAAAAATTTAAAAAAATAA
- a CDS encoding glycosyltransferase family 2 protein, whose product MTLSIIVPVFNEINTIPEIVKILTTLSYDKEIIIVDDGSTDGTKAYLEEIRQNSESIGAGKLKVVFHEKNMGKGAAIRTGLSYATGDIVIIQDADLEYDPRDYPSLLKPIQENKADVVYGSRFLGGPHRVLYFWHYMGNKVITLLSNMFTDLNLTDMETGYKVFKRDAIKDIEIRSNRFGFEPEITAKIAKKGLRIYEVPISYYGRSYKEGKKITWKDGIKAIFTIVRYNIFSR is encoded by the coding sequence ATGACTCTATCTATAATAGTTCCTGTGTTTAATGAAATAAATACAATACCTGAGATAGTAAAAATATTAACCACATTGTCCTATGATAAAGAGATAATTATAGTGGATGACGGTTCTACAGATGGGACAAAGGCTTATTTGGAAGAGATAAGGCAAAACTCTGAAAGCATTGGGGCAGGTAAACTAAAGGTCGTTTTCCACGAAAAAAATATGGGTAAGGGCGCTGCCATAAGGACAGGATTAAGCTATGCCACAGGTGATATAGTCATCATCCAGGATGCAGACCTGGAATATGACCCGAGAGATTATCCTTCCCTTCTTAAGCCCATACAGGAAAACAAGGCAGATGTGGTATATGGTTCAAGATTCTTAGGTGGGCCCCACAGGGTTCTATACTTCTGGCATTATATGGGAAATAAGGTGATAACCCTTTTATCCAATATGTTTACAGACTTGAATCTAACTGATATGGAGACGGGTTATAAGGTTTTTAAAAGGGATGCCATAAAGGATATAGAGATAAGATCCAACAGGTTTGGCTTTGAGCCGGAGATAACGGCAAAGATAGCAAAAAAAGGCTTACGAATATATGAAGTTCCCATATCATACTATGGAAGGAGCTATAAGGAAGGAAAAAAGATTACATGGAAGGATGGTATAAAGGCAATTTTTACCATAGTGAGATATAATATTTTTAGTAGATAA
- a CDS encoding type II secretion system protein translates to MAKDKGFSLIELIIVIVTLGILASAVLYKVGTFKSDATSIAAVEQVIADIQYVQMLAMSKVDQGDQKRSIDFESGSNFYYVAGERKQLPGGAKAENTVTFTFNSLGEPTKGGNQTVTIAGKQIKVWAITGKAEAL, encoded by the coding sequence ATGGCAAAAGATAAAGGTTTTTCGCTTATAGAGCTTATAATAGTCATAGTGACTCTGGGGATCCTGGCATCAGCAGTTTTATATAAGGTCGGCACCTTTAAATCCGATGCAACTTCTATTGCTGCTGTTGAACAGGTTATAGCAGATATCCAGTATGTTCAGATGCTTGCCATGTCAAAGGTTGATCAAGGGGATCAAAAGAGAAGTATAGATTTTGAATCTGGTTCTAATTTCTATTACGTAGCAGGTGAGAGAAAACAGCTACCCGGTGGTGCTAAAGCAGAGAATACCGTTACATTTACTTTTAATTCCCTTGGCGAGCCTACCAAAGGAGGTAATCAAACAGTAACCATAGCTGGCAAACAGATTAAGGTCTGGGCAATAACAGGCAAGGCAGAGGCATTGTAA
- a CDS encoding prepilin-type N-terminal cleavage/methylation domain-containing protein produces MTKVLRMGDRGFTLIELIIFIVVAGLFVPLAYMAFTTALKDSTNPESVITARFLAEMKMEDITMEDFDDIFENFRRRPSTSYEDIDKSKYPGYQWKWTIGYITYSGDPPVISDSGSKTNYLKIIVYVRNPQGYEYVVHTIVTKR; encoded by the coding sequence ATGACTAAAGTGTTAAGGATGGGAGATAGGGGTTTTACACTCATTGAATTGATTATCTTTATTGTGGTGGCAGGGCTTTTTGTGCCTCTTGCTTATATGGCATTCACCACTGCCTTAAAAGACAGCACCAACCCTGAATCTGTAATAACTGCCAGATTTCTTGCAGAAATGAAGATGGAGGATATAACAATGGAGGATTTTGATGATATTTTTGAAAATTTTCGCCGTAGACCAAGCACCTCTTATGAGGATATAGATAAATCAAAATATCCAGGTTATCAGTGGAAATGGACGATAGGATATATTACTTATAGCGGAGACCCGCCTGTTATATCAGATTCTGGAAGTAAAACTAATTACCTGAAAATCATAGTATATGTCCGAAACCCTCAGGGTTATGAATATGTAGTCCATACAATTGTTACAAAAAGATAA
- a CDS encoding prepilin-type N-terminal cleavage/methylation domain-containing protein, with protein MKDKGFSLIEIIITIVILGIIGLFSFSFFSSLTRTYAMMGSKRTVHQEAAYALERVSRELRDAKKVNVNNDVLDFEKANPKGQDTNKYVKFYRSGSDLYRDSASDSGFTTNITHNIIARNASKFTVSLDGTPPLTLNKIITLEIEITKDGETQSYLVGIYPKNYTNDSCNFNSRSYGGCYEDKIN; from the coding sequence ATGAAAGATAAAGGCTTTTCCTTAATAGAGATCATCATCACCATAGTGATATTGGGTATAATTGGACTATTTTCTTTTTCATTTTTTTCCAGCCTCACAAGGACATATGCCATGATGGGCTCAAAAAGGACTGTCCACCAAGAGGCTGCATATGCCTTAGAGAGGGTATCAAGGGAATTAAGGGATGCAAAGAAGGTGAATGTGAACAACGATGTTTTGGACTTTGAAAAGGCAAACCCCAAAGGACAGGACACCAATAAATATGTAAAATTCTATAGAAGTGGCTCTGACCTGTATAGAGATTCTGCAAGCGATAGTGGTTTTACAACAAATATTACCCACAACATAATTGCCAGGAATGCCTCAAAATTTACTGTATCGCTAGATGGAACACCCCCCCTTACTTTAAATAAAATAATCACATTAGAAATAGAAATTACAAAGGATGGAGAAACCCAGTCTTATTTAGTGGGTATATACCCAAAAAATTATACCAATGACTCATGCAATTTTAATTCAAGAAGCTATGGAGGGTGCTATGAGGATAAGATTAACTGA
- the pilM gene encoding pilus assembly protein PilM, translating to MDIIGIDIGTVKIKYVRIQRKSGKVNIISKNHFDYKGTKEDLENIIDIMAVNEGTNHEVLISTTSQDIYKKSFTIPFMPKDEIKEPVIWSASKLISVPIEDTYYEFDIIGDVDERGIKKKDIFLACMEKSRVDDMIALFKEKGFKKITLFTDTSFVYAPYVKDLSPELSLIIDIGGRITGIYIVENGKNIFFREILTASESFTDALMGGFGYSYEQAEQYKNEKGIIEDSASIMNVTLERLVGEIQRTLSVFNQKYPYKSLRRIYLTGGGSRIPNLMERLRGFFAEEIVHLDTFDGIEEVFLPAYLLCVKKSMLFNLLPPGIKAQEKEEGIKKWIRIGTLAVISVLILVSITLLGRIKRLDSNIEMSKILIDKKRQQFTQLSRVASPSIYSELFPIWNDIKKRDITYITLLKFLSSRLPEDVYLKGVYLELSDKKTAPQKADTQKEGQVKAKPQSPQPPQKTEKIDTTSGVYYIRLKGYIFGEKNLLEPALLKLMIKLEESGFIYNVDVADKEIKTLKGTGIMEFEIRGRCAFHEV from the coding sequence ATGGATATCATTGGTATAGACATCGGAACAGTAAAGATAAAATATGTCCGTATACAGAGAAAATCAGGGAAGGTCAATATCATTTCAAAGAACCACTTTGATTACAAAGGCACAAAGGAAGACTTAGAGAATATTATTGATATAATGGCTGTTAATGAAGGGACAAACCATGAGGTTTTAATCAGTACCACGTCACAGGATATATATAAAAAATCCTTTACAATACCATTTATGCCAAAAGACGAGATAAAAGAACCTGTTATCTGGTCTGCATCAAAGCTGATATCTGTCCCTATAGAAGATACTTACTATGAATTTGATATCATCGGTGATGTGGATGAGAGGGGGATTAAGAAAAAAGATATATTCCTTGCTTGTATGGAAAAAAGCCGTGTTGATGATATGATTGCCCTTTTCAAGGAAAAGGGATTTAAAAAGATTACGCTCTTTACAGATACATCCTTTGTCTATGCCCCGTATGTGAAAGACTTGTCCCCTGAGCTATCGCTTATAATAGATATAGGTGGACGTATAACAGGTATATATATTGTAGAAAATGGAAAAAATATTTTCTTCCGGGAGATCCTCACGGCCTCAGAAAGCTTTACCGATGCATTGATGGGTGGTTTTGGATATAGTTATGAACAGGCAGAACAATATAAGAATGAAAAGGGTATCATAGAAGACTCTGCATCTATAATGAATGTTACTCTTGAGAGGCTTGTAGGAGAGATCCAAAGGACCCTTAGCGTTTTTAATCAAAAATATCCATACAAATCTTTAAGAAGGATATATCTTACAGGGGGAGGTTCAAGGATACCAAACCTCATGGAGAGATTGAGGGGTTTTTTTGCCGAAGAGATAGTTCACCTTGATACCTTTGATGGAATAGAGGAGGTCTTTCTCCCTGCCTATCTTTTATGTGTTAAAAAATCGATGCTTTTTAACCTCCTACCTCCTGGAATAAAGGCCCAGGAGAAGGAGGAGGGCATAAAAAAGTGGATAAGGATAGGGACGTTGGCTGTTATATCGGTGCTTATTTTGGTATCTATAACCCTTCTGGGCAGGATCAAGAGACTTGACAGTAACATAGAAATGAGTAAAATACTCATTGACAAGAAAAGGCAGCAATTTACCCAATTATCACGTGTTGCATCCCCATCTATTTATAGTGAACTTTTTCCCATATGGAATGACATAAAGAAAAGGGATATCACATACATAACTCTCCTGAAATTTCTATCTTCGAGACTTCCAGAGGATGTATATTTAAAAGGCGTATATCTTGAATTGTCCGATAAGAAGACTGCCCCCCAAAAAGCAGACACTCAAAAAGAAGGACAGGTCAAGGCAAAGCCACAATCTCCACAACCTCCCCAAAAGACTGAAAAGATAGACACAACTTCAGGTGTATACTATATAAGGCTAAAAGGTTACATATTTGGAGAAAAGAACCTCCTCGAGCCTGCACTACTTAAACTCATGATAAAACTTGAGGAATCTGGATTTATTTACAATGTTGATGTAGCAGATAAAGAGATAAAGACCCTAAAAGGCACAGGGATTATGGAGTTTGAAATAAGGGGAAGGTGCGCTTTCCATGAAGTTTAA